A stretch of the Planktothricoides raciborskii GIHE-MW2 genome encodes the following:
- a CDS encoding pentapeptide repeat-containing protein, with amino-acid sequence MSEADLLLKQGIEQYHQGEVDSAMQLWQQARQKYQELKDRGKEAATLGNLGVGYQKLGDLSAAIACYQEHYRIAVELQDPRGQAHALFNLGTVYARLESWSQAIAAQERCLVITQQMQDKTSQGKNLASLKLAYKSMGNQQKAREYQLQLVSLARELFLESNTDDFIALAKSLGINPIEDFACSDLSNLDLHYADLGQADLSEVNLSHAYLELANLRRANLRQACLRYAQMINANLSDANLNGADLTGADLRTNLSGVNLTDANLTEANLTSAYLFGAKLTRVNLTGANLTNADITGANLTGAVLHNTNLSRVIFTETMLKNARFRENLGLSEAMRQDCLQRGAIFED; translated from the coding sequence ATGTCTGAAGCTGACTTGCTCCTAAAACAAGGAATTGAGCAATATCATCAAGGTGAAGTGGATTCAGCCATGCAACTGTGGCAACAAGCCAGACAAAAGTATCAAGAACTGAAAGACCGGGGCAAAGAAGCGGCTACCCTGGGCAATTTAGGGGTGGGGTATCAAAAATTAGGGGATTTGTCTGCGGCGATCGCCTGTTATCAAGAACATTATCGCATCGCTGTGGAACTGCAAGACCCGCGAGGACAAGCCCATGCTTTATTTAATCTCGGAACGGTTTATGCCCGCTTAGAATCTTGGTCACAGGCGATCGCCGCGCAAGAAAGGTGTTTAGTGATTACCCAGCAAATGCAAGACAAAACTTCTCAAGGGAAAAATCTAGCCAGCTTAAAATTAGCCTACAAATCGATGGGAAACCAACAAAAAGCCAGAGAGTACCAGCTACAGTTGGTTTCTCTGGCACGAGAATTGTTTTTAGAATCCAACACGGATGATTTTATTGCCTTGGCAAAAAGTTTAGGAATTAACCCCATTGAAGATTTTGCCTGTTCTGACCTTAGTAATCTTGATTTACATTATGCGGATTTAGGTCAGGCGGATTTAAGTGAAGTGAACCTGAGTCATGCGTATCTGGAATTGGCAAATTTGCGCCGCGCCAATTTGCGGCAAGCTTGCTTACGCTATGCTCAAATGATTAATGCTAATCTGTCTGATGCTAATCTGAATGGCGCTGATTTAACTGGGGCGGATTTACGCACAAATCTGAGTGGTGTCAATCTCACGGATGCGAATTTGACAGAGGCGAATTTAACCAGTGCTTATCTTTTCGGGGCCAAGTTAACCAGAGTCAATTTAACTGGCGCTAATTTGACCAATGCAGATATCACTGGTGCGAATCTAACTGGCGCTGTGCTCCACAATACGAACTTAAGTCGGGTTATTTTTACCGAAACAATGTTAAAAAATGCCCGATTTCGAGAAAATTTAGGCTTATCTGAGGCGATGAGACAGGATTGTTTACAGCGCGGTGCTATTTTTGAGGATTAA
- a CDS encoding pitrilysin family protein gives MLNSNAKMVKAKSNFVLIILAIAFAFILLLLSPVKAEQAKHYTDLKLPPLPEIKIPDYTRYQLDNGLTVFLMEDRELPLVSGQAFIKTGDRLEPGDQVGLANIMGEVMRSGGSKSHPAEQMNELLELRAAAVESSVDSDVGSVSFTALSEDLPEVFGLFAEVLREPIFPQDKIDLAKNQRRGAISRRNDDPNEIAGREFQKLIYGSESPYARTIEYQHLDNISRQDLLKFYQAYFHPNNIILGIVGDFNSQEMRSLIEQQLGNWKPNPNVAAINQSPPVLANPAKPGGIFFVNQPQLTQSYVQMGHLGGQLDSPDYTALSVLNGVLNGFGGRMFNKVRSEKGLAYSVYAYWSPRFDYPGIFLAGGQTRSEATVAFIQAVFSEIEQIRREPITQTELNYAKDSTLNSFVFNFQSPGQTLSRLMRYEYYNYPQDFIFQYQNGVEATTIADVQRVAEQYLQPDKIVTLVVGNDPAIQPPLSSLNPTNNVNSIDISIPEPQRS, from the coding sequence ATGCTCAACTCCAATGCAAAAATGGTGAAAGCAAAAAGTAATTTTGTCTTGATAATTTTGGCTATTGCTTTTGCTTTTATATTGTTATTATTGTCACCAGTAAAAGCAGAGCAAGCCAAACATTATACAGATTTAAAATTGCCGCCTTTACCAGAAATTAAAATTCCTGACTATACCCGCTATCAACTTGATAATGGGTTAACGGTGTTTTTAATGGAAGATCGCGAACTGCCTTTGGTCAGCGGTCAAGCATTTATTAAGACGGGCGATCGCTTAGAACCGGGCGATCAAGTTGGACTAGCGAATATTATGGGTGAGGTGATGCGTTCCGGTGGCAGCAAAAGTCATCCGGCGGAGCAAATGAATGAGTTATTAGAACTGCGGGCAGCCGCTGTAGAAAGCTCTGTGGATAGTGATGTCGGCAGTGTGAGTTTTACCGCCTTAAGTGAAGACCTGCCAGAAGTGTTTGGCTTATTTGCGGAAGTCCTCCGAGAACCGATTTTTCCCCAAGATAAAATTGACTTAGCCAAAAACCAACGGCGCGGGGCAATTTCTCGGCGGAATGACGATCCGAATGAAATCGCCGGACGAGAATTTCAAAAATTGATTTATGGGAGTGAAAGCCCTTATGCTCGCACCATAGAATATCAGCATCTAGATAATATTTCTCGTCAAGATTTGCTGAAATTTTATCAGGCTTATTTTCATCCTAATAATATCATCCTAGGGATTGTGGGAGATTTTAATTCCCAAGAGATGCGATCGCTAATCGAACAGCAACTAGGCAACTGGAAACCTAACCCCAATGTTGCGGCTATCAATCAGTCACCACCAGTATTGGCAAACCCAGCCAAACCCGGTGGCATATTTTTTGTTAATCAGCCTCAGCTTACCCAAAGTTATGTGCAAATGGGACATTTAGGCGGTCAATTAGATAGTCCTGACTACACCGCTTTATCCGTACTCAATGGGGTACTTAATGGCTTTGGAGGCCGAATGTTTAACAAAGTCAGGTCTGAAAAAGGTCTAGCCTATTCTGTCTATGCTTATTGGAGTCCTCGCTTTGACTATCCGGGGATTTTCTTAGCTGGGGGTCAAACCCGTTCTGAGGCAACGGTTGCATTCATTCAAGCCGTATTCAGCGAAATTGAACAAATTCGCCGCGAACCCATTACCCAGACTGAGTTAAACTACGCCAAAGATTCCACCTTGAATTCTTTCGTGTTTAATTTTCAATCTCCCGGTCAAACCTTATCGCGTTTAATGCGGTATGAGTATTACAACTATCCCCAAGATTTTATCTTTCAGTATCAAAATGGAGTTGAAGCCACGACCATTGCGGATGTCCAAAGAGTCGCTGAACAATATTTACAGCCCGATAAAATTGTCACCTTAGTGGTGGGCAATGATCCGGCAATTCAGCCTCCTTTGTCTAGTTTAAATCCCACAAATAACGTCAATTCAATTGACATTTCTATCCCTGAACCTCAGAGGAGTTAA
- a CDS encoding aminopeptidase P family protein, with protein MPATSPNPIVETLKNRRQQLAQLISFPVILWSGKPSSRNFPHNTFPFRPSSHFLYFAGLPVEDAAIRLDSGKLELFMDDPNPESTLWHGVMPTRAQIAEAIGADAAFPKQELASRATGAATIMVQDSATRAEQYMVRNMVRHSVQPKCSAPLPRTDDRYDDRYKEIDLQLAQAIATVRLTHDQIALSQLMSAAACTMQAHLAGMMATPRAKTEAMVRAAMEGVLIANNMQCAYNSIVTVHGEVLHNQVYHHPLQPGDLLLVDLGAETASGWAADVTRTWPVSGKFSPTQRDIYDIVLAAHDACIAYARPGVEYQDIHLLACRVIAEGLVNLGILKGQPEDLVEMDAHALFFPHGIGHLLGLDVHDMEDLGDIAGYETGRVRSDRFGLCFLRLNRPLRAGMLVTIEPGFYQVPAILNQPENRNKYKDVVNWEYLAKFADVRGIRIEDDVLITDGRSETLTADLPTNPHIIEQIIQG; from the coding sequence ATGCCAGCCACCAGCCCGAATCCGATCGTAGAAACCTTAAAAAATCGCCGCCAACAACTGGCTCAACTGATATCATTTCCAGTCATCCTCTGGTCAGGAAAGCCATCATCCCGAAATTTTCCCCATAATACTTTTCCCTTTCGTCCCAGCAGTCATTTTCTTTATTTCGCCGGGTTGCCCGTTGAAGATGCCGCAATTCGTTTAGACTCCGGGAAACTAGAACTGTTTATGGATGACCCCAACCCAGAAAGTACCCTCTGGCATGGGGTCATGCCCACCAGAGCACAAATTGCCGAAGCCATTGGCGCTGATGCAGCTTTTCCCAAGCAGGAGTTAGCGTCACGGGCGACTGGGGCAGCAACAATTATGGTGCAAGATAGCGCCACTCGTGCGGAACAGTATATGGTCCGCAATATGGTTCGCCATTCCGTTCAGCCAAAGTGCTCCGCACCGCTTCCGCGAACGGACGATCGTTATGACGATCGCTATAAAGAGATAGATTTGCAATTAGCCCAGGCGATCGCCACCGTCCGTCTGACTCACGACCAAATAGCCCTATCCCAGTTAATGTCTGCTGCTGCTTGTACAATGCAAGCCCATTTAGCCGGAATGATGGCCACACCGAGAGCAAAAACCGAGGCAATGGTGCGGGCAGCAATGGAAGGAGTGCTGATTGCCAACAATATGCAATGCGCTTACAACAGCATTGTCACCGTGCATGGGGAAGTTTTGCATAATCAGGTCTATCACCACCCCCTACAACCGGGAGACTTATTGTTAGTTGATTTAGGTGCGGAAACAGCTTCCGGTTGGGCCGCTGACGTGACCAGAACTTGGCCGGTTTCTGGCAAATTTTCTCCCACCCAACGAGATATCTATGATATCGTCTTAGCCGCCCATGATGCTTGTATTGCCTACGCCCGTCCTGGGGTGGAATATCAGGATATTCATTTATTAGCCTGTCGGGTGATTGCTGAAGGTTTGGTCAATTTAGGCATTTTAAAAGGGCAGCCAGAAGATTTGGTAGAAATGGACGCCCATGCCCTATTTTTCCCGCACGGCATCGGGCATTTACTAGGGTTGGACGTCCATGATATGGAAGACTTAGGCGATATTGCTGGGTATGAAACCGGACGAGTGAGGAGCGATCGCTTTGGCTTATGTTTTTTGCGACTCAATCGACCCTTGCGAGCGGGAATGCTGGTGACAATTGAACCTGGGTTTTATCAAGTTCCGGCGATTTTGAATCAGCCAGAAAATCGGAATAAATATAAAGATGTGGTCAACTGGGAGTATTTGGCCAAATTTGCTGATGTCAGAGGGATTCGCATCGAAGATGATGTCTTAATCACCGACGGGCGATCGGAAACCCTAACGGCAGATTTGCCCACAAATCCCCATATCATTGAGCAAATTATTCAAGGTTAA
- a CDS encoding TIM-barrel domain-containing protein encodes MSNDIFPPKIENGKAKNVYKFLKVEEYFGRYQEWDKLGAVEGHSFDKDKKTLSLNFSKAGGGNCVMLIQCVQNDTFRVRFNPTKSKVDQYSDVSHLLEKANFDLEDEELKQNFIFDVDCKEANGQIVLTTKSQYNPIVMKVVVTIAPFGIKVFNISESNSEFAEIPVWQTADTPIYYTPHSLDPNNPEDYAVIQAVKKPANAKYFGFGEQGGTKLSKNTDQLNYFNFDNMRYRQIYERGPLDNREPLYHSEPFFYEFNGIPDSNNVNAVLLDNPSQVFIDIGYSNSSRYMFGTRFGDLDYYVFLGEDPKNILDSFTAIVGRPGLKPRYALGYHQGCYGYECAADLKWAVEKHRAWGIPLDGLAVDVDLQDNYRTFTIKPNYQTNKNWPHEQTFGNHQEMFSWLRQQGVKCSTNITPVISSQDLGNPGYYSTYKEGLENGYFVLDKRYDADNPDSKHYQVYGSSHEFCPNGGWVEGYNSGQPYIGEVYYGDFQGKPLGSPGHYSDFARPEVREWWGKQYKYLFEQGLEFVWQDMTTPAIRDNRGDMKGFPFKLMVHSDFQGELELKPALKVWNLYSYNLHKATYEGLNKLPGRENKRNFIIGRGSYVGSHRYAGLWTGDNSSDWDFLQMNISQVLSLGMHALAITGQDIGGFEQSAADEKQKWASPELVIRWTAAGAFLPWFRNHYVRKGRKEFQEVFQYVEWFKAWGKEIPAPQDLYYMVPEICGHYIKLRYRLMQLFYDALFENTLDGLPICRPLFLNDPQDQSLYNDKEQFLNDEFFVRNDLLIAPVLRPQSEDNNNGRRDVYLPAGSNWYCFVDNVMPLGAAVEGGTTIRDFDANLNTHGNHIHFIVPMYVRGGAIIPTIELEQYVGQLNAEGKPNPITLNVYPGKEGEYTMYLDDGVSRSSAPKAEVDDEKANDEYRETQITHRYTSQKTREIKVERIHDGYTPKYETYFFVAVLHDPGEAKGSSGPLKSVTIAGQQVQAISSGSADQRSHALHNAASNAWYYNENINISYIKVFDNSSSITIKAEYV; translated from the coding sequence ATGTCCAACGACATTTTTCCACCAAAAATCGAAAACGGTAAGGCAAAGAACGTTTACAAATTTCTCAAAGTCGAGGAATATTTTGGCCGCTACCAAGAATGGGACAAACTGGGAGCAGTAGAAGGACATTCCTTCGATAAGGATAAAAAGACTTTAAGCCTTAATTTCAGTAAGGCTGGTGGCGGCAACTGCGTCATGTTGATCCAGTGCGTTCAAAACGATACCTTCCGAGTGCGCTTTAACCCCACAAAATCGAAAGTAGACCAATACAGCGATGTCAGTCACTTGCTCGAAAAGGCCAACTTTGATCTTGAGGACGAAGAGTTAAAGCAAAACTTTATCTTTGATGTAGATTGCAAAGAGGCTAACGGTCAGATTGTTTTGACAACCAAGTCTCAATATAATCCCATCGTGATGAAAGTGGTTGTCACCATCGCTCCATTCGGCATCAAAGTCTTCAACATCTCCGAATCCAATTCAGAGTTTGCAGAGATTCCCGTTTGGCAAACCGCAGACACCCCAATTTACTACACTCCTCATTCACTAGACCCCAACAACCCAGAGGATTATGCTGTCATCCAAGCGGTGAAGAAGCCTGCCAACGCCAAGTATTTTGGATTTGGCGAACAGGGGGGAACCAAACTCAGCAAGAATACCGACCAGTTGAATTATTTCAACTTCGATAATATGCGGTATCGGCAGATTTACGAGCGCGGACCTTTAGATAACCGGGAGCCTCTTTACCACTCCGAGCCATTCTTTTACGAGTTCAATGGCATTCCCGACAGCAATAATGTCAATGCCGTTCTCCTGGACAACCCCAGTCAAGTATTCATCGATATCGGCTATAGCAACTCCAGTCGCTATATGTTCGGCACTCGCTTTGGCGATCTTGACTACTACGTCTTCTTAGGAGAAGATCCGAAGAACATCTTAGATAGTTTTACCGCCATCGTCGGTCGCCCCGGGTTGAAACCACGCTACGCCCTGGGATATCATCAAGGTTGCTATGGGTACGAATGTGCCGCTGACCTCAAGTGGGCTGTGGAGAAACATCGGGCTTGGGGCATTCCCCTTGATGGGCTGGCTGTAGATGTGGATCTCCAAGATAACTACCGGACTTTCACTATCAAGCCGAATTACCAAACTAATAAGAACTGGCCTCACGAGCAAACGTTTGGCAATCACCAGGAAATGTTCAGTTGGTTGCGCCAGCAAGGTGTGAAGTGCAGCACCAACATCACCCCCGTGATCAGTAGCCAAGACCTGGGCAACCCAGGTTACTACTCAACCTACAAAGAAGGACTAGAGAACGGCTACTTTGTTCTGGACAAGCGCTACGATGCGGACAATCCCGACAGCAAGCACTACCAAGTCTACGGTAGCAGTCATGAATTCTGTCCCAATGGTGGCTGGGTTGAAGGTTACAACAGCGGCCAACCTTACATCGGTGAAGTTTACTACGGAGACTTTCAAGGAAAACCCCTGGGAAGCCCAGGTCACTACTCCGATTTCGCCCGTCCAGAAGTGCGTGAATGGTGGGGCAAGCAATATAAATACCTGTTTGAGCAGGGGTTAGAATTTGTCTGGCAGGATATGACCACCCCGGCAATCCGCGACAACCGTGGAGATATGAAGGGCTTCCCCTTTAAACTCATGGTCCACAGCGACTTCCAAGGAGAACTGGAGTTGAAGCCTGCCCTCAAAGTGTGGAACTTGTACTCCTACAATCTGCACAAAGCCACCTACGAAGGACTCAATAAACTGCCCGGACGGGAAAACAAACGCAACTTTATCATCGGACGGGGCAGCTATGTGGGTTCTCACCGATATGCAGGGTTGTGGACAGGGGATAACTCTTCCGACTGGGATTTCCTCCAGATGAATATTTCCCAAGTCCTGTCTCTAGGGATGCATGCCTTGGCAATCACGGGGCAAGATATCGGCGGTTTTGAACAGTCAGCGGCTGACGAGAAGCAGAAGTGGGCTTCTCCAGAACTGGTGATTCGCTGGACTGCGGCAGGTGCTTTCTTACCCTGGTTCCGCAACCACTACGTTCGCAAAGGGCGCAAAGAGTTCCAAGAAGTCTTCCAGTATGTAGAGTGGTTTAAAGCATGGGGGAAAGAGATTCCAGCCCCCCAAGACTTGTACTACATGGTGCCGGAAATTTGCGGGCATTATATTAAATTGCGCTACCGGCTGATGCAGTTGTTCTATGATGCATTGTTTGAGAACACCCTGGATGGTCTGCCCATTTGCCGTCCTTTGTTCCTCAACGATCCCCAGGACCAATCTCTCTACAACGATAAGGAGCAATTCCTGAACGACGAATTCTTCGTTCGCAATGATCTGCTCATTGCTCCAGTGTTGCGGCCTCAGTCTGAAGATAACAACAATGGTCGGCGGGATGTCTATCTGCCCGCAGGTAGCAACTGGTATTGCTTTGTGGACAACGTTATGCCTCTTGGTGCGGCTGTAGAAGGGGGCACAACGATACGGGATTTTGATGCCAATCTTAATACCCATGGCAATCACATTCACTTTATCGTTCCCATGTACGTCCGGGGAGGAGCAATTATTCCTACAATTGAGCTAGAACAATATGTGGGACAGTTGAATGCAGAAGGTAAGCCCAATCCGATTACCCTGAATGTTTATCCAGGGAAGGAAGGGGAATACACGATGTATTTGGATGATGGCGTGAGCCGTTCTTCCGCCCCGAAAGCAGAAGTGGACGACGAGAAAGCCAACGACGAATATCGTGAGACTCAAATTACCCACCGCTACACCAGCCAAAAGACGCGGGAGATTAAAGTCGAGCGGATCCATGACGGATATACGCCCAAGTACGAAACCTATTTCTTCGTGGCAGTATTGCACGATCCAGGGGAAGCCAAGGGAAGTTCCGGTCCGTTGAAGAGCGTTACCATTGCCGGACAACAGGTGCAGGCTATCTCTAGCGGCAGTGCCGATCAACGGAGTCATGCTCTCCATAATGCGGCCAGCAATGCCTGGTATTACAACGAGAATATCAACATCAGTTACATCAAGGTGTTTGATAACAGTTCGTCGATTACCATCAAGGCAGAATATGTCTAA
- a CDS encoding DUF4332 domain-containing protein — MKLRSWPISQLPGLSDRHQAELKQQGIATTGKLLKNANTPERKLALAHHLGIHVQYVNKWVALAELAGIPTVGCQYSGLLLHAGVGSVKLLAQMPVYKIHQQILRVQVAMMQRKDLCPTPDLVAQWVQEAKLLVKVNL, encoded by the coding sequence ATGAAATTGCGGAGTTGGCCGATTTCTCAATTACCTGGATTGAGCGATCGCCACCAAGCTGAATTAAAACAGCAAGGTATTGCGACCACGGGTAAACTGCTCAAAAATGCCAACACCCCAGAGCGTAAATTAGCTCTGGCACATCACTTAGGCATCCATGTTCAGTATGTCAATAAATGGGTGGCATTGGCTGAGTTAGCCGGTATTCCCACCGTGGGCTGTCAATATAGTGGACTGTTACTTCATGCGGGAGTGGGCTCAGTGAAATTACTGGCCCAGATGCCCGTGTATAAAATTCATCAACAGATTTTACGGGTACAAGTGGCGATGATGCAACGCAAGGATCTCTGTCCCACACCGGATCTAGTGGCTCAATGGGTACAAGAGGCGAAGTTATTGGTTAAAGTTAATCTTTAG
- a CDS encoding TetR/AcrR family transcriptional regulator produces MQAMNQITSGIESQTRTKILQAAQKLFAHKGYNGTTTRDLAHEAGVAEGTIFRHFPHKKAILVELATEGWIEILTDLLTELSEMGSYKAVGQVMRRRMLNLHKNGDLMRVCFLEAQFHPELRDRIQSEVIAKMTDVAEAFFQTAMDKGIYRRMNPKFVAQVFLGMFAIAGFSYNTILAESSSPLAQKEMAEGLADIFLNGVLAKD; encoded by the coding sequence ATGCAAGCGATGAACCAAATTACTTCCGGCATAGAGTCGCAAACTCGGACTAAAATTCTTCAGGCGGCTCAGAAATTGTTTGCCCACAAGGGCTACAATGGCACCACCACTAGGGATCTCGCTCACGAGGCCGGGGTGGCAGAAGGGACTATTTTTCGACATTTTCCCCATAAAAAAGCAATTTTGGTGGAGTTAGCCACCGAGGGCTGGATCGAAATCCTCACGGACTTATTAACTGAATTAAGTGAAATGGGCAGCTATAAAGCGGTGGGTCAGGTGATGCGCCGCCGAATGTTGAATTTGCATAAAAATGGTGATTTGATGCGGGTTTGCTTTCTGGAAGCACAGTTTCACCCCGAATTACGCGATCGCATCCAAAGTGAAGTCATTGCCAAAATGACTGATGTGGCCGAGGCATTCTTTCAAACCGCAATGGACAAAGGCATTTATCGGCGGATGAATCCTAAATTTGTGGCTCAGGTCTTTTTGGGGATGTTTGCGATCGCCGGGTTTAGCTACAACACCATCTTGGCAGAAAGTTCATCGCCACTTGCTCAGAAAGAAATGGCCGAAGGACTGGCCGATATTTTCCTCAATGGGGTTTTGGCTAAAGATTAA
- a CDS encoding transposase, producing MAITSNHPGIRPLLINGRPLKSINQFFNKRVAKAQSIKACRLVKQLNSKRDRRIDNYLHTVSRRVIDWCQLNEIGQLIIGKNQRWKQALNIGKKNNQEFTNIPHAKLIKLLTSQLAGISVVLTEESYTSKASALNGDYLPNIQAKIEAKVVFNGKRVKRGLYLTSTGRIINADINGSMNIARKVIPDAFEGIEGLPFIPVVLDLWTKITNVAV from the coding sequence GTGGCTATAACATCCAATCATCCCGGTATTAGACCGCTGTTGATTAATGGTAGACCATTGAAAAGTATTAACCAATTCTTCAATAAAAGAGTAGCAAAAGCACAATCAATCAAGGCTTGTCGGCTGGTAAAACAGCTAAACAGCAAGCGAGATAGAAGGATTGACAACTACCTTCATACTGTGAGTCGGCGTGTTATTGATTGGTGTCAGTTAAATGAGATTGGTCAATTAATCATCGGGAAAAATCAACGATGGAAACAAGCTCTCAATATTGGGAAAAAGAATAATCAAGAATTTACCAATATTCCTCATGCCAAACTGATTAAATTATTGACCTCACAATTAGCAGGGATTTCTGTAGTTTTAACTGAAGAAAGCTACACTTCTAAAGCGAGCGCTTTAAATGGCGATTATTTGCCGAATATCCAGGCTAAAATAGAAGCAAAAGTTGTGTTTAATGGTAAGCGTGTTAAACGTGGTTTATACTTGACTTCCACTGGTAGAATCATCAACGCTGATATCAATGGAAGCATGAATATAGCTAGAAAAGTAATTCCCGATGCTTTTGAGGGAATAGAGGGATTGCCGTTTATTCCTGTAGTTTTAGACCTTTGGACTAAAATTACAAACGTAGCTGTCTAA
- a CDS encoding pitrilysin family protein, whose product MLLGWATFPTPAAARTDEFKPVQPAPTSSIQPYLDRVKQKVTEFRLDNGLKFIVLERHEAPVVSFITYADVGGANEPVGKTGVAHFLEHLAFKGTTKIGTTNYAAEKELLNKLDEINDRISAAEKANRPSEVAKLKAEFAQVETEASKYIIQNQFGQIVQQSGGVGLNATTSADATRYFYSFPANKLELWMSLESERFLEPVFREFYKEKQVILEERRLRTDNSPIGQMVEVFLAEAFQVHPYRNPVIGYPQDLQNLTRADVREFFETYYTPNNMTIAIVGDVDPAEVKRLANIYFGRYPAPPSTPPQVEQVEPPQTQPREVTLRLPTQPWYLEGYHRPAVNDRDNAVYDMITAILSDGRTSRIYKSLIEEKQLALNAQGFSGFPGNKYPNLLLFYALTAPGHTVEEVAKALHTEIERLTNEPVSDLELERAKTKARADLLRSLNSNSGMASLLVEYQVKTGSWQNLFKQLESIEAVTAADIQRIAQATFVPENRTIGRLLPTE is encoded by the coding sequence ATGCTGCTGGGCTGGGCAACTTTCCCCACCCCAGCAGCGGCGAGAACCGATGAGTTTAAGCCCGTCCAACCAGCACCCACATCATCCATTCAGCCCTACTTAGACCGGGTAAAACAAAAAGTCACCGAATTTCGTCTAGACAATGGACTTAAATTTATTGTCCTAGAACGACATGAAGCGCCAGTTGTCTCCTTCATCACCTACGCCGACGTGGGTGGGGCAAATGAACCTGTGGGTAAAACTGGGGTGGCTCACTTTCTGGAACATCTCGCCTTTAAAGGCACGACGAAAATTGGCACCACGAACTATGCCGCTGAAAAAGAACTGCTGAACAAGCTGGATGAGATTAACGATCGCATTTCTGCGGCTGAAAAAGCCAATCGCCCCTCAGAAGTGGCGAAATTAAAGGCAGAATTTGCCCAGGTAGAAACGGAAGCGTCTAAATATATTATTCAAAATCAATTTGGTCAAATAGTGCAACAGTCCGGCGGGGTGGGACTCAATGCCACCACTTCTGCCGATGCCACCCGTTATTTTTATAGTTTTCCCGCGAATAAGTTAGAACTGTGGATGTCTTTGGAGTCTGAGCGCTTCCTGGAGCCAGTATTTCGGGAATTTTATAAAGAAAAGCAGGTGATCTTGGAAGAACGGCGTCTGCGGACTGATAATTCGCCCATTGGTCAGATGGTGGAAGTATTTCTGGCCGAAGCATTTCAGGTTCATCCCTATCGCAACCCGGTGATTGGCTATCCTCAAGACCTACAAAATCTCACCAGAGCAGATGTCCGGGAGTTTTTCGAGACTTACTACACTCCGAACAATATGACGATCGCGATCGTGGGAGATGTTGACCCCGCAGAAGTCAAGCGCTTGGCGAACATTTATTTTGGTCGTTATCCCGCCCCCCCCTCGACTCCCCCCCAAGTTGAACAAGTTGAGCCACCGCAAACCCAACCCCGGGAAGTGACTTTGCGCTTACCGACTCAGCCTTGGTATTTGGAAGGATATCACCGACCGGCGGTTAACGATCGGGATAATGCGGTTTATGACATGATTACCGCTATTCTCAGTGATGGTCGAACTTCAAGGATTTACAAGTCTTTGATCGAAGAAAAGCAATTAGCTTTGAATGCTCAGGGTTTTAGTGGCTTTCCGGGGAATAAATATCCGAATTTGCTGCTATTTTATGCTCTGACTGCGCCCGGTCATACGGTGGAAGAAGTCGCCAAAGCATTACATACAGAAATTGAACGCTTAACCAATGAACCTGTGTCAGATTTAGAACTAGAACGGGCAAAAACTAAGGCAAGGGCTGATTTGTTGCGATCGCTCAATTCTAATTCTGGGATGGCGAGTCTGCTGGTGGAATATCAGGTCAAAACCGGGTCTTGGCAAAACCTGTTTAAACAACTGGAAAGTATTGAAGCTGTCACCGCCGCCGACATTCAACGCATCGCTCAAGCCACTTTTGTCCCAGAAAATCGCACCATTGGTCGCTTACTGCCGACTGAGTAA